Proteins encoded in a region of the Zea mays cultivar B73 chromosome 2, Zm-B73-REFERENCE-NAM-5.0, whole genome shotgun sequence genome:
- the LOC100192871 gene encoding alpha-L-fucosidase 1 precursor, whose protein sequence is MAALVPLLLAHLLLCVHGATVTSVATPPPLPVLPVPSYAQLRWQLSEMALFLHFGPNTFTDSEWGTGHADPSVFAPSALDAGQWARIAAQGGFGRVVLTAKHHDGFCLWPSALTEYSVAASPWQGGAGDVVAELAAAARAEGLGLGLYLSPWDRHEPVYGDTIAYNEHYLGQMTELLTRYGDVEEVWLDGAKGDAKKMDYMFDAWFSLIHQLQERVVIFSDAGPDTRWVGDEAGVAGYTCWSPFNKSSVTIGHTTAEYSSSGDPFGQDWVPAECDVSIRPGWFWHASEKPKNVTTLLDIYYKSVGRNCLLILNVPPNSSGLIADEDIQVLQEFTEIRRAIFSQNFAANATVTANSVRGEQDNLQFAPSKVLEDGIYSYWAPQEGQTCWEMLFDLGQSTSFNLLQLQEPIQLGQRVIEFHVAILVDELWQTIVEGTTIGYKRLLLFPVTESRYLKLTIDSARADPLISFFGVFMDPFSSIHSLQNHVKPPRTNSNEVTMLRMAHASVNKSIDAM, encoded by the exons ATGGCAGCACTTGTTCCTCTGCTGCTCGCCCACCTACTCCTCTGCGTCCATGGCGCCACCGTTACCTCGGTCGCCACGCCTCCGCCTCTCCCGGTCCTGCCCGTCCCGTCCTACGCGCAGCTCCGGTGGCAGCTCTCCGAGATGGCGCTCTTCCTTCACTTCGGGCCCAATACCTTCACGGACtccgagtggggcaccggccacGCTGACCCCTCCGTGTTCGCTCCCTCCGCACTCGACGCGGGCCAGTGGGCGCGCATCGCGGCGCAGGGCGGGTTCGGCCGCGTCGTGCTCACGGCCAAGCACCACGATGGTTTCTGCCTGTGGCCGTCGGCACTGACCGAGTACTCGGTGGCCGCCTCGCCGTGGCAGGGCGGGGCTGGGGACGTCGTCGCAGAGCTCGCCGCAGCTGCGCGCGCGGAGGGGCTTGGGCTGGGCCTGTACCTCTCGCCGTGGGACCGCCACGAGCCGGTGTACGGGGACACCATCGCGTACAACGAGCATTACTTGGGACAGATGACAGAATTGCTTACCAG GTATGGAGATGTAGAGGAAGTTTGGCTAGATGGTGCAAAAGGCGACGCCAAGAAGATGGATTATATGTTTGATGCCTGGTTTTCACTTATACATCAGCTACAAGAAAGGGTAGTTATCTTCTCAGATGCTGGACCAGATACTAGATGGGTGGGAGATGAGGCAGGAGTCGCAGGCTATACTTGCTGGTCTCCCTTCAACAAGAGCTCTGTGACAATTGGGCATACCACTGCTGA ATACTCATCCAGTGGGGATCCTTTTGGTCAAGACTGGGTTCCTGCAGAATGTGATGTTTCCATCAGACCAGGTTGGTTCTGGCATGCCTCAGAGAAACCAAAAAACGTGACAACTCTGCTTGACATATACTACAAATCAGTTGGTAGAAACTGTCTCCTCATTTTGAATGTCCCTCCCAATTCATCTGGCCTCATTGCCGATGAAGACATACAAGTCCTCCAGGAATTCACTGAGATTCGGCGTGCAATTTTCTCTCAGAACTTTGCTGCCAATGCCACTGTTACAGCAAACAGTGTGCGTGGTGAGCAAGATAATCTGCAGTTTGCACCATCCAAAGTGCTTGAAGACGGGATATACTCCTACTGGGCTCCGCAGGAAGGCCAAACCTGCTGGGAAATGCTCTTCGATCTTGGGCAATCTACTTCCTTCAACTTGCTCCAGCTCCAGGAGCCTATACAACTGGGGCAGCGTGTTATTGAGTTCCATGTGGCTATCCTTGTAGATGAACTGTGGCAAACAATTGTTGAAGGCACGACAATCGGGTACAAGAGGCTGCTACTGTTTCCAGTCACTGAATCTCGGTACCTGAAGCTTACCATCGACAGTGCGCGTGCAGATCCACTTATCTCGTTCTTTGGTGTCTTCATGGATCCCTTCTCGTCCATACATAGTTTGCAGAATCATGTCAAACCACCCCGGACAAATAGTAACGAAGTTACAATGTTGAGGATGGCCCATGCTTCTGTCAACAAGAGTATTGACGCAATGTAG
- the LOC100281678 gene encoding Lysine-specific histone demethylase 1 homolog 3, producing MSEQAPPYAPFSLVSSLAPEPSSTPSPNPTLVLPSPAFPNKRKRTGFRRKVPSGAPAAPAPSLVAPSQPPLPASAADDIIVINREPTAEAVTALTAGFPADSLTDEEIEAGVVSDVGGIEQVNYILIRNHLLCRWRETYNSWLAKEPFAMLIPPHCEHLLTAAYSFLVSNSYVNFGVAPAIKERIPKEPTRPSTVVVVGAGLAGLAAARQLVAFGFKVIVLEGRKRCGGRVYTKKMEGGGRLAAADLGGSVLTGTFGNPLGIVAKQLGLPMHKIRDKCPLYRPDGSPVDPEVDKKVEITFNRLLDKSSNLRASMGKVAADVSLGAALETLRQVDGGISTEEDMNLFNWHLANLEYANAGLLSRLSLAFWDQDDPYDMGGDHCFLPGGNGKLVQALAENVPIVYERTVHTIRYGGDGVQVVVNGGQVYEGDMALCTVPLGVLKNGGIKFVPELPQRKLDCIKRLGFGLLNKVSMLFPHVFWSTDLDTFGHLVEDPRRRGEFFLFYSYATVAGGPLLMALVAGEAAHNFETMPPTDAVSSVLQILRGIYEPQGIEVPDPLQSVCTRWGTDSFSLGSYSHVAVGASGDDYDALAESVGDGRLFFAGEATTRRYPATMHGAFISGLREAANITLHANARATKSKVDRSPSTNTQACAATLTDLFRQPDLEFGSFSVIFGGKASDPKSPAILKVELGASRKKNTAEGVKTEQNHSNKLLFQQLQSHFNQQQQLYVYTLLSRQQAMELREVRGGDDMRLHYLCEKLGVKLVGRKGLGPGADAVIASIKAERNRSRTRPGPSKLKKSLKPNVAAS from the exons ATGTCTGAGCAGGCACCACCTTACGCTCCCTTCTCCCTGGTCTCTTCCCTTGCCCCAGAGCCTAGCTCTACCCCGTCACCGAACCCCACCCTTGTCCTCCCCAGTCCTGCCTTCCCCAACAAGCGCAAGCGCACCGGATTCCGCCGCAAAGTACCCTCCGGGGCCCCTGCCGCTCCCGCCCCCTCCCTCGTGGCCCCCTCCCAGCCCCCTCTCCCCGCCTCCGCTGCCGACGATATCATAGTGATTAACCGGGAGCCGACCGCGGAGGCCGTCACCGCGCTCACCGCCGGCTTCCCGGCGGATTCGCTCACTGACGAGGAGATCGAGGCGGGCGTTGTATCCGACGTGGGTGGCATCGAGCAGGTCAATTACATCCTCATCCGCAACCACCTCCTCTGCCGGTGGCGCGAGACCTACAATTCCTGGCTCGCCAAGGAGCCCTTCGCAATGCTCATCCCTCCCCACTGCGAGCACCTCCTCACCGCCGCCTACTCCTTCCTCGTCTCAAATAGCTACGTCAATTTCGGCGTCGCCCCAGCCATCAAGGAGCGAATCCCCAAGGAGCCCACGAGACCCTCCACCGTTGTCGTTGTAGGTGCTGGCCTTGCTGGGCTAGCTGCGGCACGGCAGCTGGTGGCGTTCGGGTTCAAAGTGATCGTCCTGGAAGGTCGCAAAAGGTGCGGTGGGCGTGTGTACACGAAGAAGATGGAAGGCGGTGGGCGCTTGGCTGCTGCTGACCTCGGCGGCAGCGTGCTCACAGGGACATTTGGAAACCCGCTAGGAATTGTGGCGAAGCAACTCGGCTTGCCAATGCACAAAATTAGAGACAAGTGTCCACTCTACAGGCCGGATGGCTCACCAGTTGATCCAGAGGTGGATAAGAAAGTGGAGATTACATTTAACCGGCTTCTTGACAAGTCAAGCAACCTGCGAGCATCCATGGGGAAGGTGGCTGCGGATGTTTCACTTGGGGCGGCCCTAGAGACATTGCGCCAGGTTGATGGGGGCATCTCTACAGAGGAGGATATGAACTTGTTCAATTGGCATCTCGCAAATCTTGAGTATGCCAATGCAGGATTGCTGTCTAGACTAAGCCTTGCGTTCTGGGATCAGGATGATCCATATGACATGGGTGGGGATCACTGCTTCTTGCCTGGTGGCAATGGCAAACTTGTGCAGGCCCTGGCAGAGAATGTACCGATTGTTTATGAGAGGACGGTGCACACCATAAGGTATGGAGGGGATGGGGTGCAGGTAGTTGTCAATGGAGGGCAGGTGTATGAGGGCGACATGGCATTGTGCACGGTTCCACTTGGGGTTCTGAAAAATGGAGGCATCAAGTTTGTACCTGAGTTACCACAAAGGAAGCTTGATTGTATCAAGAGGCTTGGATTTGGTTTGTTGAACAAGGTATCGATGCTGTTTCCACATGTTTTCTGGAGTACTGACCTTGATACCTTTGGGCATCTGGTTGAAGATCCGAGGCGGCGCGGGGAGTTCTTTTTGTTCTATAGCTATGCAACAGTGGCTGGTGGTCCATTGTTGATGGCCTTGGTTGCTGGTGAAGCTGCCCACAATTTTGAAACAATGCCACCAACTGATGCTGTCAGCTCAGTTCTCCAGATACTAAGAG GTATCTATGAACCACAAGGGATTGAGGTGCCGGACCCTCTACAGAGTGTTTGTACTAGATGGGGCACTGACTCGTTCAGTCTAGGCTCATACTCTCATGTTGCTGTGGGGGCCTCTGGAGATGACTATGACGCATTAGCCGAAAGTGTTGGTGATGGCCGTCTTTTCTTTGCTGGTGAGGCTACCACGAGGCGTTATCCAGCGACAATGCATGGTGCTTTTATCAGTGGTTTGCGGGAGGCTGCTAACATCACGCTGCATGCCAATGCCCGGGCGACAAAGAGTAAAGTAGACAGAAGTCCATCGACAAACACACAGGCTTGTGCTGCTACATTAACGGACTTGTTTAGGCAACCTGATTTGGAGTTTGGAAGCTTCTCGGTTATTTTTGGAGGAAAAGCTTCTGATCCGAAATCCCCAGCTATTCTGAAGGTGGAATTAGGTGCGTCGCGAAAGAAAAATACAGCCGAAGGGGTAAAGACGGAACAGAACCACTCAAACAAATTGTTGTTTCAGCAGCTCCAGTCACACTTTAACCAACAACAACAGCTTTATGTTTACACATTGCTATCACGACAGCAAGCTATGGAGTTAAGGGAGGTCAGAGGAGGCGATGACATGAGGTTGCACTACCTCTGTGAAAAACTGGGGGTGAAATTAGTTGGCAGGAAAGGCCTTGGCCCTGGGGCAGATGCTGTGATTGCATCCATTAAGGCAGAACGTAACAGAAGTCGAACTAGACCTGGCCCCTCAAAACTGAAAAAATCTCTGAAGCCCAATGTTGCTGCGTCATGA
- the LOC103646081 gene encoding thioredoxin-like 3-3, whose protein sequence is MAEAANEEDAKRTGLEGTGLPLQGGSHGNLRSAGSDQQLRQMLDSLKSSKSPAVINYGASWCRVCSQILPSFCKCSDKFKKLTFIYVDIDECPETTQNIRYTPTFHFYRDGERVDEMLGAGEERLHDRLWLHS, encoded by the exons ATGGCCGAGGCAGCGAACGAGGAGGACGCCAAGAGGACAGGACTGGAAGGCACTGGCCTGCCGCTGCAAGGCGGCTCCCACGGCAACCTTCGTAGCGCTGGCAGCGACCAGCAGTTGAGGCAGATGCTCGATTCGCTCAAATCCTCAAAGTCCCCG GCTGTGATCAACTATGGTGCCTCATG GTGCCGTGTCTGCAGTCAGATTCTTCCATCCTTCTGCAAGTGCAGTGATAAGTTCAAGAAACTTACTTTCATCTATGTGGACATTGACGAGTGCCCTGAAACAACCCAAAACATACGCTACACCCCGACCTTCCATTTTTACAGAGACGGCGAAAGGGTCGATGAGATGCTCGGCGCAGGAGAAGAGAGACTACATGATCGGCTATGGTTGCATTCTTGA